Sequence from the Hemiscyllium ocellatum isolate sHemOce1 chromosome 42, sHemOce1.pat.X.cur, whole genome shotgun sequence genome:
aaacgttctggaAGTTGGCATCATGTCTCTCCAAACATGAGGAGAAGACATCAAGAACATCAAAATGACGTATGTGGAGGTACAGGAAAGTCTCTGTCAGAtttggaagaatcctttggggccttggatggaggtgagggtggaggtgtggacaCGGGTTTTACACCTCTTACGTTAGCAAGGGAAGGTCagtgagtggagggtgggttcgtgggggggagggggggtgcggGCGTGAACCTAATAagagagtcgcggagggaatggtctctgcagaatacTGAAAAGGATGGGGAGTGacatatatctctggtggtggggtctggatgTAGGTGGCataaatggcggaggatgatgcactgTATCCGGAGGTTGttgggttggaaggtgaggaccaggagggttctgtccttgttgcgattggaggggtggggttcatgggtgaaggtgcaggaaatggaggagatcctgcaatccttccacatccgacagacaTTTGGGATGTGGGTGGACCATCCACATAGGCCACTGAGTGTCTCAAATCactaccattcagtaagatcatggctgatcctattTCTTCTCAACAAGTCTGCAGGTTTTGACACAGTTGAGTGTATCATTCTCCTCCAAAGCCTCTCCACCATTGGCaaactgtgggggggggggggggggggggggggaggggttgctCTCATCTCGATTCATTCTCATCTACTACAAATAGAAAGAAAGTTCATTATGGCTTCTCTTCTGCTAAACCCTGACTTCTGAAGTCCTCACGGTTCCCCCTTCCATCTCTGCGCCTCCTTGGCTGACTTGAGCCAGGTTAATATCAGGATTTGGTTTGATTTTGGGTGACAGAAAAGTGATTGCGAAAATTCTCTGCAGGATTTgaaaatttttttagattagacttacagtgtggaaacaggcccttcggcccaacaagtccacaccgacccgccgaagcgaaacccacccatacccctacattaccccttacctaacactacgggcaatttagcatggccaattcacctgacccgcacatctttggactgtgggaggaaaccggagcacccggaggaaacccacgcagacacggggagaacgtgcaaactccacacagtcagtcgcctgagtcgggaattgaacccgggtcttcaggcgctgtgaggcagcagtgctaaccactgtgccaccgtgccgcccacaaatgttccTGTCACATCCAGCACTCTCGAACCAATCTGGTGAACCCTTCATTCATCTGTTTTGTTCACTGGTATCGACCTGACTTGCAAATGTGCCTGTCCCACAACCCTGATCCAAGAGACTGAAGGATCTATGTTACATCTAGCCAACATGGTGCTGAAACTAGGGCTCAGTCTGTGTGCCAAGGTCACTATTCTGTACAACCTTTATTAAACTTTTAAAACCACTAACATTCATTGCACAATCAAGTTTTGGAATGTATCTCCAGCAGTATTCAGCTTGCCAGTATTCCAATGCATGCCACATTCTAATTAAATTCTTATGAACTATTAATAACATACCAGTCTCAACACTATTTTATGCAAATTAGAAAAATGCAATTGAGGACTAATGAGCGTGAACAGAAACATAAGACATCAGAGTGGCAAACTAAGGAACCTTTTGAAAAGATAAATTTAAGTAAGCAACATCTTTGAGTAGTAGATGCCTTAGGACTCACAGCACCTCCCTGTCTTTGGAACTCACATCATTCACATCTTTCTACCTTCAGTCTTCTTGCTGCTGTTCTTCCTGCAGGTTGTTCTGAAAATGGCCAGCACTTCCTTTTTGACCAACGGGAGGACCATTGGCACCCTCATGGTACTGGGGGCTAGCTCTCTGACCAATGGGTTCTTACTCACAAGGGATTATATGAAAGCAAGGGCAAAACAGAGGAAATTGTATCCTCCCAGGTAAGAAAAATACTTACATCTAtatagtttttttttgacaaCTGAATGATTCAAAGCACTCTACACTAAATGAGGTATTTGGAAATATAGTCACTGTTGTTAATCACACTCCAATCAGCATGGTGCTAAAGAGaaggcaatttgtttttgttatgttgATTCAGAGATAGGTGTTTGCCCGGATACTCTGAAGAACTCACCTGTTCTTTGTCAAAATAGTGCCACAAAACATTTATATTTAAGCAGACAGATATAGCCTTGGTTTAACATTACATGAAGGTGATGCCTCTCCCACAGTGCAGTACCCCTCACTACTGCTCTGACAGTATCAtcctagtttttaaaaaaatcacacaacaccaagttatagttcagtaggtttatttggaagcactagctttcagagcactgctccttcatcaggtgattgtggagaataagattgtaagacacagaatttatagcaaaagtttacagtgtgatttaactgaaattatatgttgaaaaaaacccagattgtttgttaagtctctcatgtttttgaatgaccatgttggtttcagttctttcatatgtaaattgcaaaccttttttttacaatttatattctcaagtgcactttaacaattggtgtcatgtcggacCAGACAAgggattgaaggtgttagctccctgtgagacggtctgtgccacaatggtcagactgattctaatctaaaaatcaaatttacagaatcttacatggattcatgcagtttttgagcaaagtaaaatgtaattctgcaagtacaaattcatctcACAAACTTATATGTATATGTGTCATGTGGGTgtggaggagtggagggtgggtgggggggtggttatgagtgtttgtgagaggatgtgtgtatgtgtgtgagtatgaatgtaaaggggtttaagtctgtgaaaggatgtgtgtgtgtgtgtgtgtgtgtagtgcaatggaggtcacctgtggtgtgacatgaacccatctccaaatcatccgaGATTATGTGCTCAAATTCTAGAATCCATGATCCTGGGATTCAGGTGTGAGGACCAGGTTTAGGCCTATAGAATAAAAATCTGGGATTTTGGTCAGTGAAACTTTCTACAGCTCCTGGGCAGTTCTCCAGGGAACAAATAACTTTGATTTCAGAATTACAGATTAGCACTCTGCCAGTTAACATGGAAATAAATATTTGAGATCATTAATAATAACATTCATTGCATTGCATGTTGTATTTTGACTGTAGAAAAAAACTACCCCCATTTTTAAAACCTACTTCTTTAACAAAGATATTTCCCACCCATCCTAATATCACCTTTGACTCATTGTTAAATCTTGCACTGATTACATTCCCATTAAGTCTCCTTTTGTATCATATTAAAGGTGACAGATATTAAAGGTGCTAGAGAAAGACAAATATTGTTGTGGGTGTATATTTATTCTACATTATGCTCTCAGTGCAGAATATCCTGATCTCCAAAAGCACAACAGCTACATGGCAACTTACCTGACCCCTGATTTATATGCCAAACTTCATGATAAATCTACATCCAGTGGCTGGACACTGGACCAGTGCATtcagactggagtggacaatcCTGGAGAGTCCATAGGAATAATAGCAGGAGATGAAGAATCATATGCAGTAAGTATAACTGTACTGTGAATCTGGCCACTGAAAATACACAGAAAATACTCACATAGTGCACAACAAAATCTGTCTATTCCAGGGGAGCATATTTGGATGAACTCAGCCTTGTGTTAGCCAGCCATGACTGCTTCACTTACCTTGTTGTTGTTTACACTCTTCCTGAAAGCAACGCTACCCTGAACTATGACCTCCACCTGGGTTTCTGAGGGAATATATGAATATCCAAAGTTGACAAATGGATCATCAAACCTATCCCATTCTTCACTGACCAGAACACAAGGCATTTCTTTTCTTCTATGAGTCACTGGGTGGGCAACTGATCCACAGGAAATTAGTTCATAACCAATGTCCATCAAAATCCTTTAGAAAATAAAATTCAGTAGCACTAGAGAGGTGAAGGAGCACAAGCTGCATTAGGCTCTATATGTAAAAGGGAATAGATTATTGCTGTAAATATCATATACTGTAAGAATAATGTATAAGAATAATGTTATAGAGTAATATAATATTACAATGAGCAGGAGGTTAGACTGGATCAGGTGGACTTTGTGGAGAAAAACACTACACCTGAATGGCTCACCTTTATTCTATAActtcaggagcaggaaaatgtggattggacacagctatttgaagggaagtccacatttgagatatgggaggctttcaaagataggttaacggtagtgcaggataggcatgtcccgacaggaaaggcaagatttgtgaaccatggGTGACAGGAGAAAtggtacgactagccaagaggaaaagggaagcgtacataaggtcttggcagctaagaacagaatgggtcctggaggaatatcggaagagtaggacaagtcttaaacaaggaatcaagcgggcgaaaaggggtcatgaaatagctttagtgagcagaattaagggaaatcccaaagcattttattcttatataagaaggaagggggtaactagagaaaggattggtccactaaaagataatgaaggaaggcagTGTGCCAAGGGTTGGTGACGATTCGCCACGGCAGATTCACCGCTGATGATTAGCCACTGGTGGTTCTccaccagcgtttctccactggggCCGTTTGACCTCTGGGGAGTATTCACCACCAGAAACATATATACGTACTGATTGTTTTCCATCCCGCCTGTTCTTTtatacttctcagtcccctttatttatacaactacaTTCTACGTATTGATAAAAATGAgataaaataaatatcattttattggtttatatataaaaatgagttacaaactttgaccagaaaaaggaaatatattttaaagatctttataatggcagtaaaatctcacattaatattaaacaatgaaatttcagTTCATTTGATAGTTACGCGCTATCCCTCTAAGATATTCCAAACAATCTCTTTCACCATATTCAAGAACAACGCAACGCAAACACTACCTTAATCAATATAATGACAATTTTATATAGTTTAGATATGCTTGTTCTctaacattttaaatgttgtaaaattttaaaaatctattagcAAAAATAAATGGTTACTAAAACAAGTAAACGCTACCACCAATATTCAAAATATACAACTTATTTGCGATGGCAAATCgtcttcagtggccaatgggcAGTGGCTAAGCGTCCTCGGTGAACAAAGGGCAATGGCTAATCATCGGCGGTGAATCTGCTGTGGTGAATGGTCCCATCCCGGTGTGCCAAacctgagattctgaatgattactttgcatcggtgttcactgaggagaggaacatgatggatcttgagattagagatagaagtttgattagtctggatcacattggcataagtagggaagatgtgttgggtaggctaggggatattaaggtggacaaatccccggacctgatggaatctatcccaggttgctgagggagacgagaggggaaattgctgggaccctgacagatacctttgtggcatccttaaaaacaggtgaggtgccagaggactggaaggttgctcatgttgtcctcctgtacaagaagggtagtagggatattccgggtaactacagaccagtgagcctgacgtcggtggtggggaagttgctggagagataGGCTCTATTTATATTGAGAAAAGAAtaagcttatcagtgataggcaacatggttttgtgcgggggcaattgtgccttaccaacttaatagagttcttcgaggaagtgaccaagttgttagatgaaggaagggctgttgatgtcatatacatggaccttagtaaggcgtttggtaaggttccccatggtagactaatggagaaagtgaagtcacatggtgtgcaaggTGTTCtaactaggtggataaagaactggttgagcagcaggagacagagagtagtagttgaagggagtttcttaaaatggagaaaggtgatcagtggtgttccacaggggtcagtattggggccactgttgtttgtaatatacataaatgatctagaagagggcactgtttgtatgatcagcaagtttgcagatgacacaaagattggtggagtagcataAGGGACTAtcagaatacaggagaatatagatagactggagagttgggcggaaaagtggtagatggctttcaatccagacaaatgtgaggtgattcatttaggcaagtctaattatAGAGCGAAtcatacaatgaatggaagagccttgggaaaagttgatggacagagagatctgggagtgcaggtccattgtaccctgaaggttactgcacaggtggatagattggtcaagaaggtatatagtatgcttgccttcattggccggggtattgagtaaaagagctggaaagtcatgttaaaattgtaaaaGATATTGGTTCGGCTGCGTTTAGAATACTGcgtagttctggtcgccacattatcaaaaggatgcgaacactttggagagggtgcagagaaggtttatgaggatgttgcctggtatggaaggtgctagctatgaagagaggttgagtaagttaggtttattttcactagaaaaaaggagattgaggggggacctgattgaggttgacaaaatcatgaagggtacagacaggatggatagagacaagctttttcccagggtgaaggattcaataacaagaagtcatgctttcaaggtgagaggtggaaagtttaagggggatacacgaggcaagtacttcacacagaggatggtgggcatctggaacgcgttgccagcagaggtggtagaggcagacacgatagattcatttaagatgtgtctggacagatgcatgagtaggtggggagcagagggatacagatgcttgggaattgaccgacaggtttagatagtacatttggatcggctcagacttggagggctgaagggcctgttcctgggctgtaaattttctttgttctttgttcataggATTTTATAAGGGTCCAGTTTCAAAGAGCACAGTGAATAGCTTCCAACCCTTGTGTGGTGCACAGCATAAAACTGCCCCAGGTTTGATTTTAACTTGATATTCTCAAACAAGAAGCCTCATGGATGAGTGTAGTGGGATGGTCATCTGAGCATGGAGCTGTGCAGCATTCAGCAGGTCAAGAGTGAAGAGCTGTTCTTTATGTTGGtgttgtacctgtcctgggagtatttaaTGGGCACCacgtagagagagctttactctgtatctcaccccatGATGTATCTGCCTTCTGAGTACTTGTTGGGAATTGTGTAGAGAAAGCTGTACTCATCGTTATCATTACACCTCCAAGCTATACCTGTTCCTGCGGGTGTTTGTTGGGATAGTTTACTCTGAATCTAACCtcatgctgtacctgtcctggatGTGTGTGATGAGGATAGTATAGACAGAATTTTATTATATATACATAGCACATATTTTGCCTATCTTGGAACTGCAGGGTTACCACAGTTTCCCATTCCTCATCACTCAGTTACCTTACTTCAATAAGCAGGTAAACTGAaagtcttatgatcctgttcagCAGTTTTGTTTCGTACAATCAACAAATTATCTGCAGCTGTAAAGACAACTTTTGATTGTTCCCACTCTGAAAATGCTCTTAATTAGTTGAACTGTGGTCATGACTATACCTTACTCCAATGAACACGCTGAGCTCTTTGCTGCTGCTGGACCTTACTTCCAGGAAACACTTGCTGACAATGTCACCTCCAACCATGCAGGTCTTTGCTGATATGTTCGACCCTGTGATTAGAGAAAAGCACAATGGATACAATCCGAAGATCATGAAACATGTCAAAGATTTGGATGCAAGTAAAGTGAGTAGAAGCCAAACTGCTATATTAGTGTTCAGTTTCTGAAAGCAGAGCATTGTCTGCAAAGCTAACATTACTGGAAAACAGACgtcagaacagtacaacacagaaacaggttcttcagcccaccacaatcccatctgcctgcacatgatccatatccctctatagcctgcctgttcatgtgtctatctaaatgcctcttaaacattgctattgtatctgcttctatcaccaccccccccccccccccccccccaccatgacAGTGCTTGGCAGGCACCTGTTTGTAAAAATCTAAACTCACACATCTCATTTAAATTTTCCatcctcaccttaaatctctgccccttaatatttgacatttccaccctgggaaaaagactccaactatccatcctatccatgcctctcataatttataTATTTCTAATAAGTttgccctcagcctctgatgctataGCATAAACAATCCAAGTATGTCCAATCTTTCCTGATAACTAATACATTCCAACCCAGACAATGCCTGGTAAACCCCCTTGCACCTTCTCTgaagcctccacacccttcccacactgcagcaaccagaactgcacacaatactccaaatgtagcttaactaaagttttatacagctgcaaaatgacttgccaacttttatactcaatgtacCAAGTGATGAAGGCAAATATGCCATATGTCATcttatccatttgtgttgccacCTGCAggaagctatggacttgcaccccaaaATAATATGGAAGCAGCCACGATAGTGAAAGCTTGAAACAGCTTGGCTGCTTAGTCATTGTTCTCAATgtgctttggtaggaagaatagaggagcagaatattatttaaatggagaaacactGCAGAACGTTGCATAACcaagggatttgggaatcctcgTGCATAACTCAGAAAAGGCTAACATCCAAGATCAGGAGGTAATAGAGAAGGCCATAGAATTTTGGCCTtatttcaaaggaagtggtgcaTAAAATAGCAAAGTCTTGCTAAAGCTATATAAGGCACTAGTGACACCACAGGATATTGTCAACAGATTTGGTTCCCTGTGTAAAGAAAGATTCACTGGCATTGGAAACAGTCTAGAAAAATTTCAGTAGGTTGATTCCAGGTATTCCTTCTTacaagaggttgagtaggttaggcctGTAATCATTAGAgcttaggagaatgagaggtggcCTTATTGAAACAGCTTGGCTGCTTAGCCATTGTTCTCAATgtgctttggtaggaagaatagaggagcagaATATTATTATTAAGGGGCTTGATAGAATAGATGCAGAgaagttgttttcccttgtggaaCAGTCTGGGACCAGAGAGCATAATTTCACAGTAAGTGATCACCCATTTAagagataagaaggaatttcttctctaagaGAGTAGGTATTCTTTACCATAGAGTGCTGTTGGGCTAGGTGGTTAATAATAaacaaggctgagatagacagatttttaactatAAGGAAATAAAGGGTTATAAGGAAAATGCAGgacggtggagttgaggattatcagatcagcatgATCTTATCGAGAAGTCTGTACGTGATTTGTACGAAGGAATCAAATGAACCAACAGTGGAAATAAACATTTACAGATAAAACATGAAATGCtgactgtatttttttttgttaggTATTGAGCAAAGTCAAGGGGAAACAGGTGGGTAATGGCAATTCACTGTATTTTAATCCAGGCTATTGCTTCAGGTTATAGGATCAATGGCAGCTGCAGAATCCAGAATAGGAAGTTGGTTTTAGCGATAGCAATCCAACATGTGATCCCAGACCCACTACAATGTGAGTGaatcttacctgccctctggaaGGCAAACCATTCATTTCAAAGGAAATTACTTGCGAGCGATGAATctctaaaaataattttaaaatctaccCCCCCAGAGGCAAACTTTGTAAAGATTCCAGGCTCAACTATTTAGAAAGCCTGTtaataaactggaaaggatgcaaaaaagatttataagggtgttactgagactggagggtttgcgttataaggagaggctgaatgggctggggctttttttcccggaactcggaggctgaggggtgaccttgtaaaggtttatttaaaaatcatgaggagcatggataaaggtgttttccccagggtaggggaatccaaaactagaggggataggtttaagatgagaggggaaaaatttagaagggacatgagggacattttcacacagagggtggtgtgactatggaatgagctgccggaggacaTGGTacaggtgagtacaattacaacatttaaaagacacttggataggtATGTTGATAGGAAAAGTATAAAGTAATCTGAGCCAAATGCAAGCAGACGGGACTCGTTCAGTTttgaaaacctggtcagcatggacaagttgggcagaagggtctgtttccgtgccaatAACTCTATGTCTCTAATATTGaggaaacaaaaggaaaatacagcagatgctggagatctgaaattaaatcagaaagtgttgatgaaattcaacaggtctcgcagcatctaagcagagaaaaacacagttaacatttttgaGTCTGATACAACTTGTCTTGAgccaacattaacaacatttctcTCTTCAGTGTTGCTACGAAACTTGTATTTTCCAGCacttcttgtttttatttcaacacTGAGGAATAGTGTCACAAAAAAACTGGCTCAGTCAAGCACAAACTCTGAAGTTTCCTATCTTTGTTTCCTTTACAGATTAGGAATGGACAGTTTGATGAAAACTATGTTCTTTCCTCACGCGTGAGAACTGGTCGAAGTATTCGAGGACTCAGCATGCCTCCTGCCTGCACTCGGGCTGagaggagagaggtggagagggtgACTGTTGAGGCATTAGCTGGATTAAAGGGAGATCTAGCTGGAAAATACTACAGTCTGAGCAGTATGACAGACAAAGAGCAGCAACAGCTCATTGATGTAAGACAATGAACCACAATTCATCTTGGTTAGAAGGAACTGGCTGGTGCAGTGACCAGGGGCTTCCACACTAGCATTTCCAATGTGTTCTGAATGTTTCTTATATCTGCAAGGATTCAATATTGTAAGTTTTGTTAAATAATCACCAAGCTCCTGGAACCCTGCAGTATCGCACTGTCCCTCATTCTATGCGAATTAACAAAAAACATTCAGAACACTGTTGGTCAGTACAGATAGAGCCCTACTCTGTCTAGCTTTGGTCTAACTATCCTTGAAGTATTTGATGGTAACAGTTGTTATGACCCACTTGACAAAGTCTGTTGATTCTCAAGCCCCACTATTTTCAGGGTCACCACAACAATTAATGATTTAATCAAAGTATGAAAAGTCCCAAATTATCTGCCTGGAGGAATCAGGTTCTGGGCACTTAATGCGAACTAcagtttatttcaaaaatatatgttTTAGCCAAACTATGAGCTATCAATTCTAACCCCCTTTTTGAACCCCTACACCCACATACACAGAGTGGgacaaacaaagaaaaaaaaactggaaccaCAGTTTAACTTTCCTGGTCGACAGACATCAAGAATGCAGTCCTTTTCTCTTCCCAAGTGTTTCTCTTCTGCTAATTCCTTCCTTCCAGATTCTCAGTTATTTGTCACAGACACAGGGGATTTACACTTCAATTGTTAATTTCACAGTTAGAGGAAACAACTGACAGTAAATGAGAGGAGAGAATAgttgacaatcttaatgtttgagtTATTTGGC
This genomic interval carries:
- the LOC132834844 gene encoding creatine kinase U-type, mitochondrial-like, whose protein sequence is MASTSFLTNGRTIGTLMVLGASSLTNGFLLTRDYMKARAKQRKLYPPSAEYPDLQKHNSYMATYLTPDLYAKLHDKSTSSGWTLDQCIQTGVDNPGESIGIIAGDEESYAVFADMFDPVIREKHNGYNPKIMKHVKDLDASKIRNGQFDENYVLSSRVRTGRSIRGLSMPPACTRAERREVERVTVEALAGLKGDLAGKYYSLSSMTDKEQQQLIDDHLLFNKPASPFHLSSGMARDWPDARGIWYNNEKTFSIWINEEDHLRIISMEKGSNMKRVFEKFCRGLKEVEKLITEKGWEFMWNERLGYILTCPSNLGTGLRAGVHIKLPMLSKDPRFPKILENLRLQKRGTGGEDTEAVDSVFDISNLDRLGKSEVELVQLVIDGVNYLIECEKRLQQGHDIQIPPAPRRNSYH